Proteins encoded in a region of the Flavobacteriaceae bacterium HL-DH10 genome:
- a CDS encoding heavy-metal-associated domain-containing protein: MKKILVLAVMLIGTTTFAQNKNAKTTMEVDGVCLMCKSRIEKACLKTKGVKSAVWNVKTHELKLIYDDRKTSIETIQNSVTNAGHDTKELKATEEAYAKVHPCCRYRDVAVLEDHKVDEEHDHKD, translated from the coding sequence ATGAAAAAAATATTAGTACTAGCAGTTATGCTAATTGGAACAACAACATTCGCACAAAACAAAAACGCAAAAACCACTATGGAAGTAGATGGTGTTTGTTTAATGTGTAAATCTAGAATTGAAAAAGCGTGTTTAAAAACAAAAGGAGTTAAGTCTGCTGTTTGGAATGTAAAAACTCATGAATTAAAGTTAATTTATGACGACCGAAAAACAAGTATTGAAACCATTCAAAATAGTGTAACTAATGCAGGACATGATACAAAAGAATTAAAAGCGACAGAAGAGGCGTATGCAAAAGTACATCCATGTTGTAGATATCGAGATGTTGCTGTTCTAGAAGACCATAAGGTTGATGAAGAACACGATCATAAAGATTAA
- a CDS encoding cupin domain-containing protein, producing MKTILTIILCFFTLTILAQLEPVKAGVYKWTDHPVKASKDRESRKILEGVSPHFEYLEIHATTQFPGAKPGTAHANDDIEECIIVKEGLMKVTLEGESTVLGIGGVFLLMPKQMHSLENIGDTNLTYYVMRYKSKKKMNIERGEIAGGSLLLNPQHLVSKPSSRGAGRAYFDRPTAMCERFEMHVTRLDSKGLSHQPHKHIETEIILVLSGETAMMIEGENYKGIAGDFYFMPSQLFHGVSNASDKPCSYFAFKWN from the coding sequence ATGAAAACTATTTTAACAATTATTTTATGTTTTTTTACTTTAACAATTTTAGCTCAATTAGAACCTGTAAAAGCTGGAGTGTATAAATGGACAGATCATCCAGTAAAAGCCAGTAAAGATAGGGAGTCTAGGAAAATATTAGAAGGTGTGTCTCCTCATTTTGAATATTTAGAAATCCATGCTACTACTCAATTTCCTGGAGCTAAACCAGGTACTGCTCATGCTAATGATGATATAGAAGAATGTATTATTGTAAAAGAGGGGTTAATGAAAGTCACTCTTGAAGGCGAAAGTACGGTTTTAGGTATAGGAGGTGTTTTTTTATTAATGCCAAAACAAATGCATTCACTTGAAAATATTGGAGATACCAATCTTACTTATTATGTAATGCGATATAAATCTAAAAAGAAAATGAATATTGAAAGGGGAGAAATTGCGGGTGGTTCCCTTTTGCTAAACCCACAACATTTAGTTTCTAAACCAAGTTCTCGTGGCGCAGGACGCGCTTATTTTGACCGTCCAACAGCTATGTGCGAACGATTCGAAATGCATGTTACTCGATTAGATTCGAAAGGGCTCAGTCATCAACCTCATAAGCATATTGAAACAGAAATTATTTTAGTGTTATCAGGAGAAACAGCTATGATGATTGAAGGAGAAAATTATAAAGGAATAGCAGGTGACTTTTATTTTATGCCATCTCAGTTATTTCATGGGGTAAGTAATGCATCAGATAAACCATGCTCTTATTTTGCTTTTAAGTGGAATTGA
- a CDS encoding PmoA family protein, giving the protein MSSCKQSKKKDNIQKSNFVSLVKNDSLNTLDVFIDRKYFTSYMYADSILRKPVLFPIFTASEKRITRGFPINPNPGERMDHPHHYGLWFNHGVVNDIDFWNSAVIPKDPEMRYGRINHVKFLKVESGEVGTLKIEKEWRSDIEELLIKEQTRYVFSGDENKRIITLTTMLTAPEVDVLFTDSKEGMFAMRMRRELEIASDEPAILFENNQVTSKSDVLKNEGVSGHYRNSNGIEGYPEVWGKRAKWMQLAGLVDGDSISVCIFDSPKNLNHPPHWMTRDYGLYGVNPFGSNVYTNGEEQFNYTLKKGESTTFKYQVVIVDGVYPKPEKIETLYSNFIAEGI; this is encoded by the coding sequence ATGTCTTCATGTAAACAATCAAAAAAGAAGGATAATATTCAGAAATCTAATTTTGTCTCCTTGGTAAAAAATGATTCGTTAAATACACTTGATGTTTTTATTGATAGAAAATATTTTACATCCTATATGTATGCCGATAGTATTTTAAGAAAACCAGTACTATTTCCAATTTTTACAGCTAGCGAAAAACGGATTACGCGAGGATTTCCTATAAATCCAAATCCTGGTGAGCGTATGGATCATCCTCATCATTACGGACTTTGGTTTAATCATGGAGTTGTTAATGATATAGATTTTTGGAATAGTGCCGTTATTCCAAAGGATCCAGAAATGCGTTACGGAAGAATAAATCATGTTAAATTTTTAAAAGTAGAATCTGGAGAAGTGGGTACTTTGAAAATTGAAAAAGAATGGCGTAGTGATATTGAAGAACTTTTAATTAAAGAACAAACACGCTATGTTTTTAGTGGCGATGAAAATAAAAGAATAATTACGCTAACAACAATGCTTACAGCACCAGAAGTTGATGTATTATTTACAGATTCTAAAGAAGGTATGTTTGCTATGAGAATGAGAAGAGAATTAGAAATAGCTTCTGATGAGCCAGCTATTCTTTTTGAAAATAATCAGGTTACTTCTAAAAGCGATGTTCTTAAAAACGAAGGCGTTTCAGGCCACTATCGCAATAGCAATGGGATAGAAGGTTATCCTGAGGTATGGGGAAAAAGAGCTAAATGGATGCAGCTTGCTGGTTTAGTAGATGGAGATAGTATTTCGGTTTGTATTTTTGATTCTCCCAAAAACCTTAATCACCCTCCACATTGGATGACACGAGATTACGGGTTGTATGGGGTTAATCCTTTTGGTAGTAACGTATATACTAACGGGGAAGAACAGTTTAATTACACACTTAAAAAAGGGGAGTCTACAACTTTTAAATATCAGGTTGTTATTGTTGATGGTGTATATCCAAAACCTGAAAAAATTGAGACACTCTATAGTAATTTTATTGCTGAGGGCATTTAA